In Camelina sativa cultivar DH55 chromosome 17, Cs, whole genome shotgun sequence, the genomic stretch GTCCGGTGAAGCTGAACCTCGGAATCACCAGATTCCACGCCAACAATCCCGTGCGTGTGACCATGAGCATGCACGTGCAACCCAAGATCCTctccaccgccaccgccaccgtCAACGCGTTGTTCTTCACCGTCACCAATCTTTTTCGACGTCTTGAAATGTAATCTATGAAAATACGCCGTCGCAAAAGAATCAACGGAGAGAGTCAGAATCGCAGCGACCATTGCGATAAACCCCGTGAATGGAAACTCCCAAGCTTCTCCTTTCAGACACGGTGACGTCAGCTTCTCGTAACCTTCCGGCAACACATGCATAAACCCCGTCGCGAGGATTACGCCGGCGGCGAAGGCTTTCGTCACGAAGGAGAAAGTCGTCTCCGGTCTCAGAGACGGGAAGAATCTTCCGAGCAACGGGAACAGAACGCCGATAACTCCGGCGACGAGAACGGAAGGTATGGCGGCGATCTTGTATTTGTTAGCTCCGGCTTTGTTTTCTTCCTCGTCTTCGTGTGAACACTCGCATTTTGACTCGCCAGCGGATACGGCGATGAGGAAGAgggagatgaagaggaagaagagtaagaCCTTGACGTTACGTGTGATTCTCATCTTACAGATTAGGGTTTACAAAGGTGTTGAGTACTAAAtctcttgatgatgatgatgatgacgacgctGACGAgaaaattggaagaagaaaggacAAAATACGGGTGGGAGATTGGAGTGATCGTCGTTTACATCTCAAAGTGTGTGTGTcgtctatatatatctttaacagGTGATATTCTAATCGAAGACttatatatcaatatttgtgtgtgtttgcttTACTTATTTATTGCTTTTTGGTTCTGTGGGAACTCAAAACAAGATTAACTCCAtaatttaagaagaaaagacaaaaaaatagaaaaaaatcagGTACATATTTATTTgtcaattaaattttaataaaaatgaatgaaGATGTAATCATCTATTTCATgaacaatttaaaattaataataacacgatttaataaaattgaattaaaGTACCTTAATAgaagtttcagatttttttttgctaagtatgattattttttttttgcttaactCCATTCATACACAAATAATTTATCAATTACAATCAATAATCGATCCGCAATCATTGAGTCATGAATCCAAATGGCCCATGTGATATGtgtaataattatatatatatatatataagattctAAAACAACAAATAGTGTTTTTATTGGTAATAATGAAAAGGTGTATACGGTCATCGAacatattgttttaattttcgcAGCCATTGTACAAAAACTACAAATAGTTGAGAGCTACTTTAAGGAGgggaaataaaagagaaaacgaatCTTTAgggattagatttttaaaagtatgaaagCTTACGTTCAGTCCATACATGCTACGTGTAACTATGAACCTGTTTTTCTCGTGAAATAATGAAAATACAATTATATCTTATAAACATTGAAAGAAAGAGCTTTTAAACTCTTTTCTCCTTAAGATTATGTCGTGAGAATGTCGACATAAAAGGTACGGAACTATGTCTAACACAAGTTGACTAGTCTCTTTTTGCTTAAGCACATGTGAAGTCAACCGACTCAAACGTCTGATTATGTCGATATTATGACTCTATCTTCCCTGTTTCCTTTCCATAGTTTTCTCATTTTCCGACTTTTAACATGTCTTacgtattattttaaataattctaTCTAAATTGTTTACCTTTGGGTGTAcgcatcaaaatatatttactttttagaaAAGATATTGCGATAGTCATAGTAATTATAGCATACTCGCAGTCTTAATAAACCAAAGCCAAAATGTTTGGTTAGTTGCTTGCTACCTTTGATATGGCATGAATATAGTTTTGCTACAAACACTTTGAAACTAAATCACGAAAAACATATCAAGtataattaaaataagataaataacTATCTTGTCCAAACCGGAAGATCACAAAAAAGTCACGAATTTTGTTTTCCCCAAAACTCCGGAGTTTCTAACTTCTTTAGTTTTTGTGTAGCCGTGGATTTTACTATTTAgcatttagcataattaaagtATATAGCTTTTTATGATTTGTAGATATTTGTTTCTGTGGATCTCATCTAATATGCTAAAAAACTTTCCACAagaaaagaagtacaagatttGGTTTGAGAGACATTGTCtaccaataaaaaaagatgttatcccctaaatcatatatatacttccccccataatatattgattaatttatgagCTAATCAAGTCATTTGTGcctcaaaacaaaatatttccgTATAACTCGTCAGAATACAGACATACACCACGATAACTTCTTGACTTTGTCAACGTATCACAACAAGATGATTTACTgcttaaaatctttaaaacatatactagttgtatattaatatataaccaaatgattttgttgaaacttAAGAAATTAATGTACAAAGAAAAACTGAAGAGAACATAACCTTGTACGTAATTAATATACAGATTTTGAAGAGTTGTGAAAATGGTCCACACCGAATGACTTTGATTcttggagaaaaaaacaaaatgacttATTAATTTGATTCTTCGAACATGGTTGGTTTCACTTCACATCACCGAAGACTTACTCTACCATCGATCTGAAGTCTTTAGTACGTTGTCTTGGAAGGGTATAATCACATTAATCAATATAGGACCCTCTTCCATGTTTCTGAGGtgatcaatttttgttttgtattttctggTGGTTGGTACGTAATTGATTAATNNNNNNNNNNNNNNNNNNNNNNNNNNNNNNNNNNNNNNNNNNNNNNNNNNNNNNNNNNNNNNNNNNNNNNNNNNNNNNNNNNNNNNNNNNNNNNNNNNNNNNNNNNNNNNNNNNNNNNNNNNNNNNNNNNNNNNNNNNNNNNNNNNNNNNNNNNNNNNNNNNNNNNNNNNNNNNNNNNNNNNNNNNNNNNNNNNNNNNNNNNNNNNNNNNNNNNNNNNNNNNNNNNNNNNNNNNNNNNNNNNNNNNNNNNNNNNNNNNNNNNNNNNNNNNNNNNNNNNNNNNNNNNNNNNNNNNNNNNNNNNNNNNNNNNNNNNNNNNNNNNNNNNNNNNNNNNNNNNNNNNNNNNNNNNNNNNNNNNNNNNNNNNNNNNNNNNNNNNNNNNNNNNNNNNNNNNNNNNNNNNNNNNNNNNNNNNNNNNNNNNNNNNNNNNNNNNNNNNNNNNNNNNNNNNNNNNNNNNNNNNNNNNNNNNNNNNNNNNNNNNNNNNNNNNNNNNGGAAACTCCCAAGCTTCTCCTTTCAGACACGGTGACGTCAGCTTCTCGTAACCTTCCGGCAACACATGCATAAACCCCGTCGCGAGGATTACGCCGGCGGCGAAGGCTTTCGTCACGAAGGAGAAAGTCGTCTCCGGTCTCAGAGACGGGAAGAATCTTCCGAGCAACGGGAACAGAACGCCGATAACTCCGGCGACGAGAACGGAAGGTATGGCGGCGATCTTGTATTTGTTAGCTCCGGCTTTGTTTTCTTCCTCGTCTTCGTGTGAACACTCGCATTTTGACTCGCCAGCGGATACGGCGATGAGGAAGAgggagatgaagaggaagaagagtaagaCCTTGACGTTACGTGTGATTCTCATCTTACAGATTAGGGTTTACAAAGGTGTTGAGTACTAAAtctcttgatgatgatgatgatgacgacgctGACGAgaaaattggaagaagaaaggacAAAATACGGGTGGGAGATTGGAGTGATCGTCGTTTACATCTCAAAGTGTGTGTGTcgtctatatatatctttaacagGTGATATTCTAATCGAAGACttatatatcaatatttgtgtgtgtttgcttTACTTATTTATTGCTTTTTGGTTCTGTGGGAACTCAAAACAAGATTAACTCCAtaatttaagaagaaaagacaaaaaaatagaaaaaaatcagGTACATATTTATTTgtcaattaaattttaataaaaatgaatgaaGATGTAATCATCTATTTCATgaacaatttaaaattaataataacacgatttaataaaattgaattaaaGTACCTTAATAgaagtttcagatttttttttgctaagtatgattattttttttttgcttaactCCATTCATACACAAATAATTTATCAATTACAATCAATAATCGATCCGCAATCATTGAGTCATGAATCCAAATGGCCCATGTGATATGtgtaataattatatatatatatatataagattctAAAACAACAAATAGTGTTTTTATTGGTAATAATGAAAAGGTGTATACGGTCATCGAacatattgttttaattttcgcAGCCATTGTACAAAAACTACAAATAGTTGAGAGCTACTTTAAGGAGgggaaataaaagagaaaacgaatCTTTAgggattagatttttaaaagtatgaaagCTTACGTTCAGTCCATACATGCTACGTGTAACTATGAACCTGTTTTTCTCGTGAAATAATGAAAATACAATTATATCTTATAAACATTGAAAGAAAGAGCTTTTAAACTCTTTTCTCCTTAAGATTATGTCGTGAGAATGTCGACATAAAAGGTACGGAACTATGTCTAACACAAGTTGACTAGTCTCTTTTTGCTTAAGCACATGTGAAGTCAACCGACTCAAACGTCTGATTATGTCGATATTATGACTCTATCTTCCCTGTTTCCTTTCCATAGTTTTCTCATTTTCCGACTTTTAACATGTCTTacgtattattttaaataattctaTCTAAATTGTTTACCTTTGGGTGTAcgcatcaaaatatatttactttttagaaAAGATATTGCGATAGTCATAGTAATTATAGCATACTCGCAGTCTTAATAAACCAAAGCCAAAATGTTTGGTTAGTTGCTTGCTACCTTTGATATGGCATGAATATAGTTTTGCTACAAACACTTTGAAACTAAATCACGAAAAACATATCAAGtataattaaaataagataaataacTATCTTGTCCAAACCGGAAGATCACAAAAAAGTCACGAATTTTGTTTTCCCCAAAACTCCGGAGTTTCTAACTTCTTTAGTTTTTGTGTAGCCGTGGATTTTACTATTTAgcatttagcataattaaagtATATAGCTTTTTATGATTTGTAGATATTTGTTTCTGTGGATCTCATCTAATATGCTAAAAAACTTTCCACAagaaaagaagtacaagatttGGTTTGAGAGACATTGTCtaccaataaaaaaagatgttatcccctaaatcatatatatacttccccccataatatattgattaatttatgagCTAATCAAGTCATTTGTGcctcaaaacaaaatatttccgTATAACTCGTCAGAATACAGACATACACCACGATAACTTCTTGACTTTGTCAACGTATCACAACAAGATGATTTACTgcttaaaatctttaaaacatatactagttgtatattaatatataaccaaatgattttgttgaaacttAAGAAATTAATGTACAAAGAAAAACTGAAGAGAACATAACCTTGTACGTAATTAATATACAGATTTTGAAGAGTTGTGAAAATGGTCCACACCGAATGACTTTGATTcttggagaaaaaaacaaaatgacttATTAATTTGATTCTTCGAACATGGTTGGTTTCACTTCACATCACCGAAGACTTACTCTACCATCGATCTGAAGTCTTTAGTACGTTGTCTTGGAAGGGTATAATCACATTAATCAATATAGGACCCTCTTCCATGTTTCTGAGGtgatcaatttttgttttgtattttctggTGGTTGGTACGTAATTGATTAATNNNNNNNNNNNNNNNNNNNNNNNNNNNNNNNNNNNNNNNNNNNNNNNNNNNNNNNNNNNNNNNNNNNNNNNNNNNNNNNNNNNNNNNNNNNNNNNNNNNNNNNNNNNNNNNNNNNNNNNNNNNNNNNNNNNNNNNNNNNNNNNNNNNNNNNNNNNNNNNNNNNNNNNNNNNNNNNNNNNNNNNNNNNNNNNNNNNNNNNNNNNNNNNNNNNNNNNNNNNNNNNNNNNNNNNNNNNNNNNNNNNNNNNNNNNNNNNNNNNNNNNNNNNNNNNNNNNNNNNNNNNNNNNNNNNNNNNNNNNNNNNNNNNNNNNNNNNNNNNNNNNNNNNNNNNNNNNNNNNNNNNNNNNNNNNNNNNNNNNNNNNNNNNNNNNNNNNNNNNNNNNNNNNNNNNNNNNNNNNNNNNNNNNNNNNNNNNNNNNNNNNNNNNNNNNNNNNNNNNNNNNNNNNNNNNNNNNNNNNNNNNNNNNNNNNNNNNNNNNNNNNNNNNNNNNNNNNNNNNNNNNNNNNNNNNNNNNNNNNNNNNNNNNNNNNNNNNNNNNNNNNNNNNNNNNNNNNNNNNNNNNNNNNNNNNNNNNNNNNNNNNNNNNNNNNNNNNNNNNNNNNNNNNNNNNNNNNNNNNNNNNNNNNNNNNNNNNNNNNNNNNNNNNNNNNNNNNNNNNNNNNNNNNNNNNNNNNNNNNNNNNNNNNNNNNNNNNNNNNNNNNNNNNNNNNNNNNNNNNNNNNNNNNNNNNNNNNNNNNNNNNNNNNNNNNNNNNNNNNNNNNNNNNNNNNNNNNNNNNNNNNNNNNNNNNNNNNNNNNNNNNNNNNNNNNNNNNNNNNNNNNNNNNNNNNNNNNNNNNNNNNNNNNNNNNNNNNNNNNNNNNNNNNNNNNNNNNNNNNNNNNNNNNNNNNNNNNNNNNNNNNNNNNNNNNNNNNNNNNNNNNNNNNNNNNNNNNNNNNNNNNNNNNNNNNNNNNNNNNNNNNNNNNNNNNNNNNNNNNNNNNNNNNNNNNNNNNNNNNNNNNNNNNNNNNNNNNNNNNNNNNNNNNNNNNNNNNNNNNNNNNNNNNNNNNNNNNNNNNNNNNNNNNNNNNNNNNNNNNNNNNNNNNNNNNNNNNNNNNNNNNNNNNNNNNNNNNNNNNNNNNNNNNNNNNNaaaaaaaaaaaaaaagattatgggcgttagagaagatgatgagtgaGTGTGGTCACGTAATTTGCCCTATACTTTCAATAACTGTAGTAGTAATTCGTTTATTAGCCACCGCACCAAACAAAACTTATTGTCTTCGTCTTCTGAGCTAGGAATTAGGAATAGCATATATGAGTGCCAAACTCTATGTAACGGAAAGCTATCGGATAATTAAAGAATCACTTTAACTATCTTTTGTGATACAATCAAATACTCGATCGTCATTAGTTGAAGAGTGCATAAATTATTCATTGAAACTTTGAAACTCAGTTTCAACGACTTTTTGATTGCGacgatatttttgttttgttcagaaATAAGTCTTCTAAAGCTTTGGAAATTTATACTGTAGTATTCTAGTATTCATATTTCCCACTTACTCTCTTGTATACTGAATTAAAATGAATTCATGATTTCGTTTCAACTATTGTAGTATTTATAGTTAGCATACTAGGAGTATtacattattattgttaatcaAATTTATAGTTCTTAATTGACACATGATATTCAACAATTGACTTCTAGTTTCTAATATAACAGGGGAATTCTAGCCCAGCTGTAGTTTTGCACTATTATCGCCGTCATGGTCATAACATGGATTCATACTTgcaaaacatatcaaataatgGCTGCAAATGGATGcacaaaattgaacaaaattgaaaaagtgGATTGAACAAAACtgggttgaataatattcaactcattcatctccaaaatagtggttgaacaagttgaagatttttgctgtatgattagtttattttttcaactttttggtTGAACGGGCTGAATAATATTTTCCAACATCTTCAACCTTTAcaatgcaaatggtgaaaattggttgaataatttttttcaacatgttcaatctcttcaaccGTGCAACCATTTGCAACAATAAATAGTAGTTTCTTCAAAGTCAGCATATGATAAAATCTTGAAcgtttaatttgaaattaagCATGCACAATATATTTTAGTTGCAAACTACTAATAAATAAGTGAAGAAAAGAGGACCAGATAGCAAGTGCACATGAAAGTCCACATATAAGACCAAAAAACTGACAAAGAATACTTCATTTCAGTATCCAATAGTTTCTTGATTGCGAAACTGATTGCTAAGCCCTTtataacaacaccaacaacaaaacaaactagTAGTAATTCAGAAAACCACAAACTAGACAAGAACCATTAGAATACTTGGTCCTATTTTTCTAACTCTCCCTCCCCTTAAACTAAGTCATTTGAGAAGCATGGTTACTGTCAAAAGAACGAGCTAAATTGTATAGTAACTAGTAATTAGTAAAACCTGTTGAGTTATAACTGAAAAAATGTTCTTCTAGTTATTTTTGTGACACATTTAGTCAATATGAAACAAaccgaaattaaaaaaaaaaaaaaaaagcaagagatGTGTTCGAAAGAAGTTACTAACAATTTCTGAGTCTTGCTCGAGAGAGATCAAGCGTGACCAAAAGTGGAACAAATCCGTAGAAGAAGATTGATTCCCCATCTGCATTATGCATTGAGGCACACAGACCGGAACTAatattcttttaattaaaattgaaccgaaccGGTTAGGTCCCAACCCGAACTAGTTTTCTTTAATCGTGATTAGAAATCATTTTTTACTCTCGGTTTCTCACAATCTtgtagggtttagggtttagggttaaaaAGAACTGAGACTACGTCCATTggagataaaatatatatatatatatatatatatatatatatatatatcgttatTAAAAAATGTCACTTCATAATAACatgattcaaaatttcaaatcagGAGTTATATGATATAAATTCTTTGAGGTTCATCAACAAGAACTCGTATGATGCTCATGATAAGTCGTTTTGCTATTTTAGTAGTCACCTAATTTTAAGTTGCAAATCTAGTAGTACCGGCCATATAAACGCATCACATCGTCATTGTGTAGTgtaataaattattagaaaatagatTATTTGAAATCGTGTAGTgtaataaattattagaaaacgGGTTATTTGAATAGACATGAGGCTTTAACGACACGAAGGCCTCATGTCATTTGTGATTAAAGAGAATTGAATCTATCTCGGTGTTGTCTTGCTTCTAACCTTCATCGtcacaattaattaaaaatgatatgCACCAAATATCTCGATCTCTAAAAACCTAATCGTTGGTTTAGAAACTTTACATTGTTGTTGGGCAACATCAATACATAGTAGCTTTGTTTATGAAACAACTATTTTCTCAAAATGTTATTTGTCATAGTAACTATTTGAAATTTTCAAGGTTTTTTTAACATGTATAcacatttttctaaaattccaaaaaaatgaaTTCAGGATAGTTTTCAAGAAAAGTATGGGAATctcaatttttgatttttaaccaTAAGTTATCACTTAGGACTTTGCATTAGTTTCACAATTGCGAATACCTggaaataagaataaaattaattgTTAATCAATGgaaatgtataataaaattgacatattttctaaaatttttgttttataataattctGTACAAGATGTGATcatatactaaaaaattatgtttgatgTACATATTGTAGTAATATAGATGCTTATTTTAAAgagaattttgaaagaaaaaaaaaatccattccgtttaaaaaaaagaaaaaccatctACAATTAATAaacaagatttgttttttacttaGGTCAAAACATATGTAATATTAATCACACATTGGTGCCATCAGGGATAATTTCATTCATCTAAACctaactttataaataaaaatcctaGTTACCATCAACATCCACGAAGTACTAGTGAAAACACAAGCAAACATTGGTAATGGGATAAGAAAATCAGTTTATTTGCGATGTCACAGATAAGAAATTCATCTTTATCGTTCTTGTGTTTATTCATTATGAGTTGTATCGTCCCATTTAACGATTCGAAAATTGAAGCGCAAAAACACTTACATTAGTAATGAGAAAATTCAGAAACTTTACTCATTTTGCAAAAACCCCTACTCGATAAATAAACCCAACCAAGCTAACACACTTAGTCAATACGAAACAAATCGaattagagatttttttaatgtttaattaaaattgaaccgaaccgaaccggttAGATCCCAACCCGAACCAGTCTTTAATCGTGATTAGAAATAATGAGGGGATTCCATACGTGTCAACTGGGAAGCGCTTGATGCTCTCATCATCGATTTGAAATCCTGGTTGAAGACGCCGCCGCGGCGGCCTATTTATCTCAATCTGATGACTTTAAGATTGCCATCGGCATCCCACGCTCCTTTCGTCCTCGATGATTATCATATTCTATTTTGCCTCCAGAAGCAGCAGGTGAGTCTCCTCAATCTTCTATCCACACAATTGAAATTGGGGTTTGCTAGCTGAAAGGGGAAATTATGAATAGTTCTTATTGATTGTGAGTAGTTAGTTCTTAGGCCTGTGATATGTTTACAAGTGCTTCTTCCTGGAATTTGAGAGAACGTCTTACACGTTTTGTTTACACGTTTGGTTTACGTCTTTCTTTGTGTTGTCCTATGTCTGTGTTTtccaaattcttctttttttctttaagtttaAGTTTCGATTGAAGATTGAAATGATagaagatgaggatgatgagtcCATTACAGAATCCACC encodes the following:
- the LOC104754676 gene encoding zinc transporter 5-like; its protein translation is MRITRNVKVLLFFLFISLFLIAVSAGESKCECSHEDEEENKAGANKYKIAAIPSVLVAGVIGVLFPLLGRFFPSLRPETTFSFVTKAFAAGVILATGFMHVLPEGYEKLTSPCLKGEAWEFPFTGFIAMVAAILTLSVDSFATAYFHRLHFKTSKKIGDGEEQRVDGGGGGGEDLGLHVHAHGHTHGIVGVESGDSEVQLHRTRVVAQVLEVGIIVHSVVIGISLGASQSPDTAKALFAALMFHQCFEGLGLGGCIAQGNFNCMSITIMSIFFSVTTPVGIAVGMAISNSYNESSPTALIVQGVLNAASAGILIYMSLVDFLAADFMHPKMQSNTGLQIMAHISLLVGAGIMSLLAKWA